In Aquiflexum balticum DSM 16537, a single genomic region encodes these proteins:
- a CDS encoding T9SS type A sorting domain-containing protein yields the protein MKYLFISILFLITFWANAQQSFTFDQSITLSRQNREIEMPFAVGINAAQFQELDTNGDGKEELIVWDINSRRVLVFQTDGDDFEYLPEMSYYFPNDISGFLVLADFNGNGKKDLFTSSPFGIRAYRNITQQGAKYPSWELAQNFLRLDNGSNLQANNLDIPLIIDIDGDGDLDIASFNPGDYVDFYLNTSIERKGIADIDGFAFPEPRWGKFEFCGCGTFSFGITCAGFPMERLAWESESARIKHAGGHSILYQDFDNDGIRDLLVGRDECQSLYYLPNKGSNAEPLFDEFSTELPNIGPLPEFPIFHASYLWDRGLLISSNSSAAAGVFNADYSENVFQLSFDEQVPIEAKPFLQSRILDLGENSRPFFRGFKESGELILTANSFKEGKVIGIAHRFEINSDSWDLIEEDFLGLSSLDFTNLQYLEFVSTTNQNTYWVAGTDTMDFSLQQRVFFDTDPNLSNLQELTFPITGIRPLDHIEMFVYDDKDYLLLARQTGELVIFEFDINAEQKLRFLEREFLDFTDNPANRNLNVHVIAGSNPSLYAIDQRGVLVYISDFMNQNQRETILIDLQENQTQTTKFGRNTYLTSVPKPFSENPDLLLGNTAGGLEYLKFEGEGENPTDSEVLFKIYPNPSQGQFKVLASQDSELRIISSLGQIMLDQIRLTANREFEVQAPFLSAGLYIIQLTNSDGKRLSRKMIVRP from the coding sequence ATGAAGTACCTTTTTATTTCGATCTTATTTTTAATCACCTTTTGGGCAAATGCCCAACAAAGCTTCACTTTTGATCAAAGCATCACACTTTCCCGTCAAAACAGAGAAATTGAAATGCCCTTTGCAGTAGGCATCAATGCAGCCCAATTCCAAGAATTGGATACCAATGGAGATGGTAAAGAAGAATTGATTGTTTGGGACATCAATTCACGTAGAGTCTTGGTTTTTCAAACCGATGGAGATGATTTTGAATACCTTCCGGAAATGTCATACTATTTCCCAAATGACATTTCAGGATTTTTAGTGCTTGCCGATTTCAATGGAAACGGTAAAAAAGATTTGTTTACCAGCAGCCCCTTTGGAATCAGGGCTTATCGAAATATCACTCAGCAAGGCGCCAAATATCCAAGTTGGGAACTGGCGCAAAATTTCCTGCGCCTGGACAACGGGTCCAACCTTCAGGCCAATAACTTGGATATTCCTCTGATCATAGACATTGATGGCGATGGTGATCTTGATATAGCATCTTTTAATCCCGGCGACTATGTGGACTTTTACTTAAATACAAGTATCGAAAGAAAAGGTATTGCTGATATTGATGGATTTGCTTTTCCGGAACCAAGGTGGGGAAAGTTTGAATTCTGTGGTTGTGGGACTTTTAGTTTTGGGATAACATGCGCCGGATTTCCTATGGAAAGACTTGCCTGGGAATCTGAGTCTGCCCGGATCAAACACGCTGGCGGTCATTCTATTTTGTATCAAGACTTTGACAATGATGGTATCAGGGATCTTTTAGTGGGTAGGGATGAATGTCAATCTTTGTATTACCTCCCTAACAAAGGCAGTAATGCCGAACCATTATTTGATGAATTTTCTACCGAACTGCCCAATATTGGACCCTTACCTGAGTTCCCGATATTCCATGCATCCTATCTTTGGGACAGGGGTTTGCTGATAAGCAGCAATTCTTCAGCTGCAGCCGGAGTCTTCAATGCCGATTATAGTGAAAATGTATTCCAACTTTCTTTTGATGAACAAGTTCCCATAGAAGCCAAGCCATTTCTTCAATCTCGGATACTTGATTTGGGTGAAAACAGCAGACCTTTTTTTAGGGGCTTCAAAGAATCCGGGGAGTTGATTTTAACAGCCAATAGTTTTAAAGAAGGAAAAGTCATAGGTATTGCGCACAGGTTTGAAATCAATTCAGACTCCTGGGATTTAATAGAAGAGGATTTTCTTGGTCTATCTTCTTTGGATTTTACCAACCTCCAATACCTTGAATTTGTTTCTACCACCAACCAAAATACCTATTGGGTTGCAGGGACGGATACCATGGATTTTTCTTTACAGCAAAGAGTTTTTTTTGATACCGATCCAAATCTTTCCAATCTTCAGGAATTAACTTTCCCTATTACCGGAATACGACCCTTGGATCATATAGAAATGTTTGTTTACGATGATAAAGATTATCTCCTATTGGCAAGACAAACAGGTGAATTGGTGATTTTTGAATTCGACATCAACGCAGAACAAAAGCTCAGGTTTTTAGAGAGAGAATTTTTGGATTTTACAGACAATCCGGCAAACCGCAACCTGAATGTTCATGTAATTGCAGGTTCAAATCCTTCCCTTTATGCCATAGATCAGCGTGGTGTTTTGGTTTACATTTCAGATTTTATGAATCAAAATCAAAGGGAAACCATTTTGATTGATTTGCAGGAAAATCAAACCCAAACGACAAAATTCGGAAGGAATACTTATCTAACCTCAGTTCCAAAACCCTTTTCGGAAAATCCTGATTTACTTTTGGGCAATACGGCCGGGGGATTGGAATATTTAAAATTTGAAGGTGAAGGTGAAAATCCCACGGATAGTGAAGTTTTGTTTAAAATTTATCCAAACCCCAGTCAGGGACAATTCAAAGTTCTTGCTTCCCAGGACAGTGAGCTAAGAATCATCAGCAGTCTTGGACAAATTATGCTTGACCAAATCAGGTTGACTGCCAACAGGGAGTTTGAGGTTCAAGCACCATTTTTATCTGCTGGATTATATATTATCCAATTGACCAACTCAGATGGCAAAAGGCTTAGCCGAAAAATGATTGTAAGGCCCTGA
- a CDS encoding UDP-N-acetylmuramoyl-tripeptide--D-alanyl-D-alanine ligase, with the protein MNIPQLYYHFLQATGVSTDTRKIDQGNIFFALKGPNFNANDFASKALEIGASLVVVDEKRVVPENDNRFFLVEDVLLALQQLANYHRKQLTIPIIGLTGSNGKTTSKELLHAVLKRKYKTAATVGNLNNHIGVPLTILGIGKEVEIAIVEMGANKQGDIKELCDIAEPTHGFITNIGKAHLEGMGGPEGVLKTKTELFQHLRENKGTVFINSQDPILSNMAKRFGDPILYSAKGDFCEVTFVEADPFVKFRVEGQEGTYQSALIGAYNFGNIATALCVGKYFGVPMSAAVEAVIAYNPSNMRSQLLEKRSNLIILDAYNANPSSMEVAIKTFGEMTGRKYKMVILGDMYELGDSTVEEHSKLGELVSQYAFDKICLTGKHIQAALGKAPISTLYFPDPFSFRNWLQDSKLEDYMILIKGSRGMKLEGLVEFI; encoded by the coding sequence ATGAATATCCCCCAACTCTACTACCATTTCCTTCAAGCCACAGGAGTAAGTACAGATACCAGAAAAATAGATCAAGGCAATATCTTTTTTGCCCTGAAAGGGCCAAATTTCAATGCCAATGATTTTGCCTCCAAGGCTTTGGAAATTGGAGCTTCTTTGGTAGTGGTGGATGAAAAAAGGGTCGTGCCTGAAAATGACAACAGGTTTTTTTTGGTCGAGGATGTATTGTTGGCATTGCAGCAACTCGCAAATTATCATAGGAAACAACTGACCATACCCATTATTGGATTGACCGGAAGCAATGGAAAGACAACTTCCAAAGAATTGCTTCACGCTGTTTTGAAAAGAAAATATAAGACTGCTGCCACTGTCGGCAATCTGAACAACCATATTGGAGTTCCTTTGACTATTTTGGGGATAGGGAAAGAAGTGGAAATCGCTATCGTGGAAATGGGGGCGAATAAACAAGGGGATATCAAAGAACTCTGTGACATCGCAGAGCCTACACATGGATTTATTACCAATATTGGCAAAGCTCATTTAGAAGGCATGGGCGGACCTGAAGGGGTGCTGAAAACCAAGACAGAACTTTTTCAGCATCTGCGAGAAAATAAAGGAACAGTATTTATCAATTCACAGGATCCGATTTTGTCCAATATGGCCAAGCGTTTTGGTGATCCAATTCTTTATTCTGCCAAAGGAGATTTCTGTGAAGTGACGTTTGTGGAGGCTGATCCTTTTGTAAAGTTCAGGGTTGAAGGCCAGGAAGGCACCTATCAATCCGCTTTGATTGGGGCATATAATTTTGGAAATATTGCTACTGCACTCTGTGTTGGTAAGTATTTTGGAGTGCCCATGAGTGCGGCCGTAGAAGCTGTGATTGCATACAATCCTTCCAATATGCGTTCGCAATTGTTGGAAAAGCGTAGCAATCTGATCATTCTGGATGCCTATAATGCCAATCCTTCCAGTATGGAAGTTGCCATCAAGACTTTTGGTGAAATGACAGGCAGAAAATACAAGATGGTGATTTTGGGGGATATGTATGAATTGGGGGATAGCACCGTTGAAGAACATAGCAAATTAGGAGAATTGGTCAGTCAATATGCCTTTGACAAAATCTGCCTGACCGGCAAGCATATTCAGGCCGCCCTTGGAAAAGCACCTATTTCGACCCTTTATTTCCCCGATCCTTTTTCCTTCAGAAACTGGCTTCAGGATTCCAAGTTGGAAGATTATATGATTTTGATCAAAGGGAGTAGGGGGATGAAGTTGGAGGGGTTGGTGGAGTTTATTTGA
- a CDS encoding nucleotidyltransferase family protein → MNIIDKNLDRIRALCDKHKVTRLFVFGSVLTDSFKKTSDIDFLVDFEGVGLYEYADNYFSLKKSLEGLLKRDVDLLEEKAIKNPYLRQSIDSSKLMIYG, encoded by the coding sequence ATGAACATTATTGACAAAAATTTGGACAGAATTAGGGCTTTATGTGACAAACATAAGGTGACAAGACTTTTTGTATTTGGTTCAGTTTTGACAGATAGTTTTAAAAAAACAAGCGACATTGATTTTCTGGTAGATTTCGAAGGAGTTGGTTTGTATGAATATGCAGATAATTACTTCAGCTTAAAAAAATCATTGGAGGGATTATTAAAAAGGGATGTTGATTTATTGGAGGAAAAAGCTATAAAAAACCCTTACTTACGCCAAAGCATAGATTCATCCAAACTAATGATTTATGGATAA
- a CDS encoding 7-carboxy-7-deazaguanine synthase QueE, translating to MENIIKEVKSGIKLPLMEAFYTIQGEGMHSGTAAYFIRLGGCDVGCVWCDVKESWDVSKWPEVDIEDIVDSALEYPGRLVVITGGEPLMHDLGPLTKLLKEKGFVTNIETSGVYPVTGEFDWICFSPKKFKKPHPSIYELADELKVVIYHQSDFAFAEKHAEKVKESCKKLLQPEWSKKDRMTEHIINYVKSSPNWKISLQTHKFMDIP from the coding sequence ATGGAAAATATCATAAAAGAAGTTAAGTCAGGGATAAAACTCCCTCTGATGGAGGCATTTTATACCATTCAAGGGGAAGGCATGCACTCAGGAACTGCGGCATATTTTATAAGGCTTGGAGGCTGTGATGTGGGTTGTGTATGGTGTGATGTCAAAGAATCATGGGATGTTTCCAAGTGGCCGGAAGTAGACATAGAAGATATTGTTGATTCTGCTTTAGAATATCCCGGAAGATTGGTCGTTATTACCGGTGGTGAACCTTTAATGCATGATTTAGGGCCTTTGACCAAATTATTGAAAGAAAAAGGTTTTGTCACCAATATTGAAACATCAGGTGTTTACCCTGTAACAGGAGAGTTTGATTGGATTTGCTTTTCACCCAAAAAGTTTAAAAAACCACATCCAAGCATCTATGAACTTGCGGACGAATTGAAAGTAGTCATATACCATCAATCAGATTTTGCCTTTGCAGAAAAACACGCCGAGAAGGTGAAAGAATCCTGTAAAAAGCTACTTCAACCAGAATGGAGCAAAAAAGACAGAATGACGGAGCATATTATAAATTATGTTAAATCTTCTCCAAATTGGAAAATATCGCTTCAAACTCATAAATTTATGGACATCCCTTAA
- a CDS encoding GNAT family N-acetyltransferase has protein sequence MSDVQIIDFNPTLQSHFESINKQWVEKYFTLESFDLAQLENPDENILAKGGAILFAKEGEKIIGTVGLLKVEDGVFEMVKMGVIPEAQGRKVGKLLAMAVLEKAKTFGANKVILYTNSKLEAALNLYRKIGFRESVPECGKYSRCDIKMEIEL, from the coding sequence ATGTCCGACGTTCAAATAATTGACTTTAATCCGACTCTCCAGTCCCATTTTGAAAGTATCAACAAGCAATGGGTGGAAAAATATTTTACTTTGGAGTCTTTTGACCTGGCACAATTGGAGAATCCTGATGAGAATATCCTTGCAAAAGGAGGCGCCATCCTGTTTGCAAAAGAAGGTGAAAAAATCATTGGGACAGTCGGTTTGCTTAAAGTGGAAGATGGAGTATTTGAAATGGTCAAAATGGGTGTAATACCAGAAGCCCAGGGAAGAAAAGTCGGAAAATTGCTTGCGATGGCTGTCTTGGAAAAAGCAAAAACATTTGGGGCAAATAAGGTGATTCTATATACCAACAGTAAACTTGAAGCAGCCTTGAATTTGTATAGAAAAATTGGTTTTCGGGAATCTGTACCAGAATGTGGGAAGTACAGCCGATGTGATATTAAAATGGAAATTGAATTATGA
- a CDS encoding methylated-DNA--[protein]-cysteine S-methyltransferase has translation MRENAVMKTPLGNVWVEVWDGYLLKLQFTDLPETDDFLDGVLMDVRIQLGLYFQGKQKTFDIPVAFGGTDFQHKVWMEVNKIPFGETSTYEKIAANLGNPNAVRAVGTAIGANPILVMLPCHRILGKYGQLTGYAGGLWRKSQLLDLEQKNKVGKQVQIQF, from the coding sequence ATGAGAGAGAATGCGGTAATGAAAACCCCATTGGGGAATGTATGGGTTGAAGTTTGGGATGGATATCTGCTTAAGCTTCAATTTACTGACCTTCCAGAGACAGATGATTTTTTGGATGGCGTATTGATGGATGTCCGAATTCAGCTTGGTCTTTATTTTCAGGGTAAACAGAAGACTTTTGATATCCCTGTTGCCTTTGGAGGGACGGATTTCCAACATAAAGTCTGGATGGAAGTTAATAAAATTCCTTTCGGGGAAACTAGTACCTACGAGAAGATAGCAGCTAATCTTGGTAATCCGAATGCTGTAAGGGCTGTTGGAACTGCTATAGGAGCCAATCCCATATTGGTGATGTTGCCTTGCCACAGGATTTTGGGAAAGTATGGTCAATTGACCGGCTATGCGGGAGGTCTTTGGAGAAAATCCCAATTGCTGGATCTGGAGCAAAAGAATAAAGTAGGGAAACAGGTTCAAATACAGTTTTAA
- a CDS encoding response regulator: MKVLLVDDHAILLDGVKSLLSHEASVDVIGEANSAEQALEFFKTNKVDLLITDFNLPGMDGLSLVRLVKKINPDTKIIVLSMHDETHLVKEILKEGVEGYVLKNDSHKELKMAIQYVREGKIYLSNNINRIIINSLNFPEEDRLLTDREREILKLIAKEFPNKKIAEQLFISERTVETHRKNIFRKTKTNTLVGLIKFAYANNLI; the protein is encoded by the coding sequence ATGAAAGTATTGTTGGTGGATGACCATGCGATCCTTTTGGATGGGGTAAAAAGTTTACTCTCCCATGAAGCATCTGTGGATGTCATCGGAGAAGCCAATTCAGCAGAACAGGCTTTGGAGTTTTTTAAAACCAATAAGGTCGATCTACTCATTACTGATTTTAATCTTCCTGGAATGGATGGTTTGAGTTTGGTCAGGTTGGTCAAGAAAATAAACCCCGATACCAAAATCATTGTTCTCAGTATGCACGATGAGACCCATTTGGTCAAGGAAATCTTAAAAGAAGGGGTGGAAGGTTATGTGCTCAAAAATGACTCTCACAAAGAATTGAAAATGGCCATTCAATATGTCCGAGAAGGAAAAATATACCTCAGCAATAACATCAACAGGATAATCATCAACAGCCTGAACTTTCCCGAAGAGGATAGATTATTGACTGACCGGGAAAGGGAAATCCTCAAACTCATCGCAAAGGAATTTCCAAACAAGAAGATTGCCGAACAGTTGTTTATTTCGGAAAGGACAGTCGAGACGCACCGGAAAAACATATTCAGAAAGACAAAAACCAACACGTTGGTTGGTTTGATCAAATTTGCTTATGCCAATAATCTGATTTGA
- a CDS encoding GNAT family N-acetyltransferase: MTEIKIRKGTIREVVELSQKVTEFYQPYSEKTYEERLSGTQYLILIAEVDGKPVGFKVGYQRYSHDVFYSWMGGVLNEYRRKGIATKLANEQEAWAKNQGFTKVVFKTRNKLTKMIHFGINRGFMIVDLIKKGKLEDYRIVMEKML, translated from the coding sequence ATGACTGAAATAAAGATCAGAAAAGGCACAATCAGGGAAGTGGTGGAATTGAGTCAAAAAGTCACAGAGTTTTATCAGCCCTATTCCGAAAAAACCTATGAAGAAAGGCTTTCAGGAACCCAATATTTAATATTAATAGCAGAAGTTGATGGCAAGCCCGTCGGTTTTAAGGTGGGATACCAAAGATATAGTCATGATGTTTTTTATTCCTGGATGGGCGGGGTATTGAATGAGTATCGAAGAAAAGGCATTGCGACCAAACTTGCCAATGAACAAGAAGCATGGGCAAAGAACCAAGGATTTACCAAAGTGGTGTTTAAAACCAGAAATAAGTTGACAAAAATGATTCATTTTGGAATCAACAGGGGATTTATGATTGTCGATCTCATCAAAAAAGGGAAATTAGAAGATTATAGGATAGTGATGGAAAAAATGCTTTGA
- a CDS encoding XRE family transcriptional regulator, whose protein sequence is MYLNSNIKVLRKRKSITQENMAAAIGISRSKLAGYELNVNPPLDTVLLIADFLSVSVDILLRKNLEELSEYKLREMLETDQFLKGRNLRILTTTVDETGRELIEVVSQKVKASYLAGFSDLDFIGELPRFNLPFLPQDKKYRVFQVDGDSMLPIPEGAWIVCEYVEDWTAIKDGGKFVVVTEADGVTFKIAYNQISEKQKLLLCSSNPIYKPFEVDINAVRELWRYRLMMV, encoded by the coding sequence ATGTACCTCAATTCCAATATCAAAGTCCTTAGGAAAAGGAAATCCATTACCCAGGAAAATATGGCAGCTGCCATTGGCATCAGCAGGTCAAAACTTGCAGGCTATGAATTGAACGTCAATCCTCCTTTGGACACGGTCCTTTTGATAGCAGATTTTTTGAGTGTATCCGTGGATATTTTGCTGAGGAAAAATCTGGAGGAATTGTCAGAATATAAGCTTCGGGAAATGCTGGAAACAGATCAGTTTCTCAAAGGCCGGAACCTGAGGATTTTAACTACAACGGTAGATGAAACTGGAAGGGAACTGATTGAAGTTGTTTCCCAAAAGGTCAAAGCAAGTTACTTGGCAGGATTTTCTGATCTGGATTTTATAGGGGAATTGCCGAGGTTTAATCTGCCTTTTTTACCCCAGGACAAAAAATACCGGGTTTTTCAGGTTGATGGGGATTCTATGCTACCGATTCCGGAAGGGGCTTGGATTGTCTGTGAATATGTAGAGGATTGGACAGCCATCAAAGACGGGGGGAAATTTGTAGTCGTGACCGAAGCTGATGGTGTCACATTTAAAATTGCTTACAATCAAATATCAGAGAAGCAAAAATTATTGTTATGTTCCTCAAATCCTATTTATAAACCTTTTGAAGTGGATATAAACGCCGTAAGAGAGCTGTGGCGGTATAGGTTGATGATGGTTTAG